The genomic region ACCTTGCCGGGATTGAGTATATTCTTAGGATCAAATGCTTCCTTAATCTTTCGCATGATTTCAAGAGCCTTGATAGCATTATTGGCCTTGAGTTCCATTACGAGGCCCTCCTTCTTTAGCAAGCCTATTCCGTGTTCTGCGCTAATGGTTCCTCCAAGCCTTATTGCTAGTCTCATTAGCTCCGTAGCCCATTCGTGCACCCTTCTTACTTGAGCTTGATCAGAGGGGTCGAATCCTACCGCTGGGTGAAGGTTTCCATCACCTATATGGCCGCCCATTATGGTTTGGAGACCGTATTTTTCCTCAAGCATTCTTATCTCGTTTACCGCTTCTATAAGCCTGCTTGGAGGCACGGCTATATCTTCAATCAATACCTGGACCTTGTTCTTCCCGAGAATTTGGCGTGAAAGAGCTATTTGGACGGGAAAGAGGCTTTTACGAAGTGCTAGGAATCCCTTCTTCTCGGCTTCTTCGAGACTTGACGCAGTATATATATTTGAGGCACCATGTTCGCGCATAATGCTCGATATTTCTTCCTTTACTCTGCTAGCAGCTTCTCTCGCTGTATCAACCGTGACAAGAAGCATGTTCCCCTTAGCCTTTATAGGAGTGTTGATAAGCTCGGATGCCTTACTAACTGTTTTTGCATCGAGGAACTCCATGAGCAATGGCTGTATAGCTCTCTCCTTTATGTCTTGAACAGTATTGACAAGGTCTTCTAGATTATCAAAAAATGCTAGTACTGTTGGTGTTGCCTCTGGTAGGGGCGTTATGCGCAGATATGCCTCGGTAACTACGGCCAGTGTGCCCTCACTGCCAACGATAAGCCTTACAAGGTCGTACCCTTGTCTGCACTTGAGTGTACGGCACCCAATCCTCATTATAGTTCCTTTTTCATCGGGTAACACGATTTCTAAACCTAGAACCCAGTCACGCATAGTTCCATACTTGGCTCCACGCATGCCACCGGCTCCAGTGTTTATAGCGCCGCCGATTGTCGCGACAGACGAGCTTGCCGGGTCAACTGGAAACATGTGCCCGTGTTTTGCGAGAACGAGATTCAGTTCGTCAATTCTTAACCCTGGTTCGGCTCTAACGATGGAATCAACTATTCTAATCTCTTTTAGTGAACGCATCCGCTCTGTACTGAGCACTATTCCCTTGTTGATGGGGACGGCGGAGCCAGAGAGGCTAGTAGAGGAGCCGACAGGGAACACTTTGATATCGTGTTTATATGCGTAAGAGAGTAGAACCGAGACATCTTTGGCCGACTCTGGGAAAACAACTGCTAACGGTAACTCTTTCGAAGAAAGACCGCTAGCTTCTCGTATATATAACGAGACCACGGCAGAGTCATCGTAGACTTTTTCCTTGCCTAAGACATCCTTAAGTAATTGTGCAATGCCTCGCAATAGAGCTTCACACCTAGCAGCAAGTACGATACGATGAAATAACACGCTCTATTAGATAAGCAAGCCCGGGCTCAATGTAAAATTTTACCGTTACTTAATACAATAGCTTGTCTCACGGGCGAGTAGATGAAATGTGACATTAGGATCGAGGCAGTACTCTATATTAGTTGTGGAGGAGCAATAATTGGAGGTAAAGGCCTAGTTGAATCCCTTAAAGCCATAGAGGAGGCTGGAAGTATACGTGCAGCAGCAGAAAAGCTTGGAATAAATTATCGCAGACTCTGGACGCGCATAAAACATGCAGAGACCATACTCGGTGCCCGCTTAGTTGAAACGGATAGGAAAGGCTCAAAGCTTACACCCTTGGCGAGAAGGATAATCGCTGCATATGAACTCATGGAGCATATTCTTAAAAAGCATGGAATTGAATCTTTCAATATTACAGACGCCGAGTGCGAGGCCTAATTTTTAACATGTTGATTGTTTATGTTACTATACTAAGGTTGTTGATAATAAGCGGGATACTTGTTTAAACCTAGGAAGACATAAGCTAATGCATAGGGATGACCTGCTTGCATAGATTCATCTTATTCCTAAGCTTCGACCTAGATGTTGACTCTGCTGAAGCGCGTAAAGGGGCTGACCCCGTAGCGAGAAGCCGGGGGCGCTTTGCAGCTCGGCGTGGCTTGTTTAAGGTTCTTGATGTCCTTCGAAAGCATGGCATAAGGTCAACATTCTTTGTTCCAGGGTGGGTCGCGGAACAATACCCAGAGCTAGTGGCAAGAATTATTGACGAAGGCCATGAAGTAGCAGCGCATGGGTATATGCATGAGCGATTAGATGAACTATCGTGGGAAGAGGAGAGAAAGGTATTTGAAAGCATGGTCTCAGCGCTCCGAAAGGTAGTAGGGTCAAACCTCTATGGTTTTAGGGCGCCATACTGGAAGTGGAGCAGTCACACATTAGGCTTTATCACGAGCTATGGCTTTGTTTATGATAGTAGTTTGATGGACGATGAAGAGCCATACATAATTAGCAGGAATGGTATAAGGCTTGTCGAGCTCCCGGTTGATTGGAGACTCGATGACTGGCCTTATTTGGAGTACTATCGCTCGCTTACTCCTAGTCAGCTTCTTGACATGTGGCTTGAGGAGATAAGGTATGCTTCAGAGAATAACGGGTACCTTTCACTGACTATGCATCCTCAATGTATTGGGAGGGGTAGCAGGATACGCGTACTCGAGGAGGTAATTAGTGAGGCAAAGAAGCTAGGTGCATGGCTGCCCACAGGCTCCGAGCTAGCTAAGAATGTTCTACATAACCAGGAACGCGTTAAGGAGCATCTGGAGGGATAGTGATATGAACCTAGGTCAGCTTTTTACCGCGGTTGCTAGGAGCGTAGACGAGCTTCGCGGATACGAGCTACTAGCATCGCTCTCTAGGTTCCATAGATTACAGGGTAGTGATGAGCTGGTTATTGCTGCAGAGCATGTTGCCCAACTATTCGATGAACTAGGAATAGAATATAGATTTGAAAGCCTCCAAGGGCCCCTGGGGTTACATGAATATTGGGGGTTCTGGGAGCCTCGGGGATGGCGACTCGAGTCAGCTACAATTGAAGCCCGCGGAGAAAATGGAGAGTGGCATGAAGTACTAAGTAATCTCGACACCCCTCTTATAGCTATGGCTGGCTCGCCTCCCGGAGAAGAAGAGGGCATATTGCGCTTCGAAGAAGGCAATATACGGCTTGTCCGAAAATTTAACACTGTAGAATACTATGAAGCTGACGAAGAAGGTGTTAACGCTGTTATAGGCTTGCACAAAGGGCCCGGGATAAGATATTGGGGGCTTTTTCCACCACACTTCCGTGACCCGCCGAGAACACTCGCCGCAAGTATAAACTATGAACAAGCCCTTCTCCTCGTAGGAAAAAAAGTTAGAATACGAATCGATAGCAGTTATGACGTGTTATCTAAGACACCAATCCTCCGAGCAAGTATAGGTGATGGTGCCGCTTCAATAGTCCTCGTAGCCCACATATGTCACCCGCGCCCAGGAAGCCACGACAATGCAAGTGGAGTGGCAGTACTAGTAGAGGCTCTTGCTGCCTTACAGCATTACAGCGAAAAACTATCCAACGCAGGCATAAGGGTAGAAGCGTTCTTCGTTCCAGAATGGACAGGACTTGCTGCCGCAGACATCCACGGCATATTAAATACAGAGGAGGCTTTACTAGGGCTTAGTGTTGACATGGTTGCTGCAAATCTAGCTATAACTGGAGGAAGGTTGAGGTTAGTTGCTAGTCCGCCACCCCTCATCAACCCGTTTGATATTGTTCTCGACGAGGTGCTTGGACGGGTTGATGCAGAAAACTATGGCGGGATAGTACCCTATGAGCCTGGAAGTGATCATGATATACTGGTATCGCTTGGGGTACCTGGCTCGATGCTTAATGAGTGGCCTGATGCCTATTATCATACGAGCCTCGATACCCCTGACCACGTATCAGTCACTAGAATAAAGAAGATATCAGCGGCGATTGCTTCGTCGATAATATTGTTTACGGAGAAAATACGTGATATTGGCTCCCTAGTAAAGAGATCAATCGCACCATATTATAGTACAGTAGAGGAGGGTCTTCTAAGTGAGTTCGAGAAATACGCCGTGCAGAGGCTAAAGAAGCTCTTACGAGGCTCGGCAGCTGAGCCACAGTGGAATAATGATATAACCGTTGTGAAGAGGGGTGCTCCAACGCTTGCGTATCTTTACTTGAGCGGCGAAAAGAGTCTTGCAAAACGGCTTGCCAATAATAGAGATATGTATGAAGCTATGCTTCGTCTTGGAGTACTAGCGTCAGGCGTATCTAGCTTAGAGGTTGCCGTGAAAATCCTGCAAAGTATTGGACTGAGACTTGACGAAGAAGTTGTGGGTGTTGTTCGAAAGCATTTGGCTGGCGAACTGGATCCTGCTAGAAAACACTAGTTTAACAAACTCTCTAAAGGTCATGAAAACGGCTCCTTTTTCGCGGTGGAATTGTATAAGTCTTTGCAGATTCTTTAAAGCGTGTTCACCGGTGCCAAACTTGCAGTCAAAACGTACCTTTTTCTTCCGCATATCAACATATTCCCATGGGTGTGCAAAGTATACTATTGGCGATTTAAGCCTGGAATGAATTGCTTTCTGGATTCTCCATGGAAGCCTTAGTACGGATGAAGTAACAGATGCAGGCACACGTATAATTCCTTCCTCGAATATCTCTAGCCCTCTAGGGAAAGGAGGTTTATACTTAGCATTAGATGAGTCACTCATATAATTATTATCAATTAGTATTCTAATGTAATGTTCCGGAAACATTAAATTAGGTGCTCTAAATGAAATGACATCGCCGAAGCGTCTCAGTAGCGTGGTTGCCTTCTCAATAGCCTTGCGCGCCTCGTCGTAACTAAGCTTGTCAAACCTTTCATGTCTATATCCATGGCAGCCTAGTTCATGCCCTTCATCCACTATTCTTTTAACTATTTTTGGGAACTTTTCAGCTATAACCGCAGTGGTGAAGAACGTAGCCCTCACATTCTCCGTGCTAAGAAGTTCAAGGATCAGGGGCATTCCCTGTTCTATCCCTGTAGTGCTGCTTAGATAGGGAGGGCAGTCTGGCTCAACATCAAAGCTTATTAAGACTATCTTTTCCATAGCTTGCTCAGCCTCAGCCAGCCCTTATAAAGTAGGAATAGTTTCTCTTCGGGGTCACTTGAATCGAGCACTGACTTGTATATCTCAAGTATCTCGTAGACTATCTTATTCCAGGAAAAGTTGCGTGCAACATGATAGGGAGCATGTTCCCTCATTTTTGCGCGAATATCATCACTCTCTGCGAGGAACACTAAGCGGTTAACAGCTTCTTCATCATCTTTTACAAGGAATCCCGTCACGCCATCAACGACTACATCTTCGATGCCGCCGCCGCGATAGCCGAGAACCGGTGTGCCACAAGCCATGGACTCGAGTGCTGTTATTGAGAACGCCTCAATAGGCGATGGCACGATTGTTAAGTCGGCTGCCCAGTAATATTCTCGCAGCATTTTCCTTTCAACAAATCCGTTCATATAGGCTTTGAATAGTTCTTTAGCCTTATACTGGCTTATCTCGTTCTCGATAACCGGTCTATAAGGGCCATCGCCAACTATCACTAGGTATAGTCGCTTGTGCTTAGTACGGCTCAGCGACTTCGAGGCCTCGGCAACAATCCTTGGAACAACGTGTATTCGTTTCCGTTCGGTAAAGCGACCTGGTGCAAAGATTACGACATCGTTCTGAGAGGCGCCGATAGCTGCTCTGGCCCTCATTCTTTCTTCATGATCTGGTGGTCTCCAAAAACTCGTGTCAACGGCGTTAGGTACTATATGGAGTGGTCGAGGATCATTTTTGAGTAGTTTTCTCGTATCTCTAGCTACGGCTCTGCTCACAGCAATAAAAGCATCTACACGTTTTAACGCGTACCTTAGTATGGGTAACCATAGCTTCCATCGACGTCGTTTCCACTCAAAGAATGAATGGTTTGTAGCGACTACAGGTACTCCTCTAAGTCCTCGCGAAATATTCGCAATTATTATGCCCAATGGTGAGTAAATACTATGTATGTGTGTTAAATCAAACCTCTCTTTCTTATAGAGCTTATTAGCTTCATATATTGTTCTTATACCGAGAGATATATGTTCTTGAGAATTGTATATTTCGCCGTGGAGCCTGTGAACCTTAAACGGAAAATTATCTTGAAACTTTGAGCCAAATTTCCTATAATCGTGAGTAATCACGTGGGGTTCATGACCTAAGCGGAGTAGATTTAACGCTAACTCTTGCACATGGGTCTCAATACCGCCTATTTTTGGGTAGAACCAGTCTGACGCCAGCGCGATCTTAAGAGTCTCCAAGCATGCCATCCTCCAGTAACGGTCGCCACAACGCCCCCGAGTAGCGTAGCTATTGCATAAGATATAAGCCTCTCCATAATCATTATTGTGACAGCCTTGTTTGGAGGAGCACCAAGGGCAACGAGAAGCGCTGTAAGCCCGCCCTCCACTATTCCTAGTCCGCCGGGAGTTATTGCAAACAAGCTTACCGCTAGATAACCTATGGACAATAAGATAAATCTTAAGAGGGGTGCCTTCCAGCTTACTGCCAAGCCGATAACATATAGTCTCATAACGTCTAGGATCCAGACGAATGAGCTTATGGCAATACTTATTGCGAGGATCTTTTTATCTGAAATCATCTCCCTTAGCGATGCTATCTCGGCGTCTCCGTTTAGTAATTGAATCCCTCTCTCTGCCATCTTTTCAATCGCATAGTTCATGAGTCTATCCCAATATCTTACTCCAATGTATATTCCAACTATAGGTAATATGGCTGCAGCAATAACGTATATGGTCAAGTTGCCAGACATTAGCTCCATATAGAGTCCTACAATCGCCATGGCTATGACGGGGAAAGCTTCAGAAAACCGTTCAAAAGCTATGGCAGTGACAATATTGACGAGAGGGGCCTTTGTCTTAAAATATACATAAGCAGCCCTTGCAAGTTCCCCACCTGTTTTCGCGCTAGGCGTTAGGTTATTTACGACGATTGTTAGCATATGTGCAGCAACGGCATCTTTTATGCTTATCTCGATACTCACTTTTCTTAAAACAAGTTGCAAACGGAGCGCGTAAAGAAGCACGGATAAATAGTAAAGGCCTAAGGCCAAAAGGATGTAGTATAGGTTAACCGTTGCTAGGTCCTTAACCCCTTCCGAAAGATACCGGAGAAGCTCTATCTCCAGGGTTTTCCACCGGTAAAGCCCGCTTTACCTAATACTACTATACTGGCTAGGAACAAACCTTGCCAGTAAAGCCTTATTGGATAGCTCCCAGCATAGTCTCTGTGAAGCGAGTCTAGAACCGTATTATTATTGATGTCGGGACATCGTCTACCAAGATTACTTCAAGCTTAGCTTCAAGCCCTATCTCTGCTAGTTTTTCGACACCTTTTCGAGCTGTCTGAAGCTTGGC from Pyrofollis japonicus harbors:
- a CDS encoding M28 family peptidase — its product is MNLGQLFTAVARSVDELRGYELLASLSRFHRLQGSDELVIAAEHVAQLFDELGIEYRFESLQGPLGLHEYWGFWEPRGWRLESATIEARGENGEWHEVLSNLDTPLIAMAGSPPGEEEGILRFEEGNIRLVRKFNTVEYYEADEEGVNAVIGLHKGPGIRYWGLFPPHFRDPPRTLAASINYEQALLLVGKKVRIRIDSSYDVLSKTPILRASIGDGAASIVLVAHICHPRPGSHDNASGVAVLVEALAALQHYSEKLSNAGIRVEAFFVPEWTGLAAADIHGILNTEEALLGLSVDMVAANLAITGGRLRLVASPPPLINPFDIVLDEVLGRVDAENYGGIVPYEPGSDHDILVSLGVPGSMLNEWPDAYYHTSLDTPDHVSVTRIKKISAAIASSIILFTEKIRDIGSLVKRSIAPYYSTVEEGLLSEFEKYAVQRLKKLLRGSAAEPQWNNDITVVKRGAPTLAYLYLSGEKSLAKRLANNRDMYEAMLRLGVLASGVSSLEVAVKILQSIGLRLDEEVVGVVRKHLAGELDPARKH
- a CDS encoding lysylphosphatidylglycerol synthase transmembrane domain-containing protein, yielding MEIELLRYLSEGVKDLATVNLYYILLALGLYYLSVLLYALRLQLVLRKVSIEISIKDAVAAHMLTIVVNNLTPSAKTGGELARAAYVYFKTKAPLVNIVTAIAFERFSEAFPVIAMAIVGLYMELMSGNLTIYVIAAAILPIVGIYIGVRYWDRLMNYAIEKMAERGIQLLNGDAEIASLREMISDKKILAISIAISSFVWILDVMRLYVIGLAVSWKAPLLRFILLSIGYLAVSLFAITPGGLGIVEGGLTALLVALGAPPNKAVTIMIMERLISYAIATLLGGVVATVTGGWHAWRLLRSRWRQTGSTQK
- a CDS encoding polysaccharide deacetylase family protein; the encoded protein is MHRFILFLSFDLDVDSAEARKGADPVARSRGRFAARRGLFKVLDVLRKHGIRSTFFVPGWVAEQYPELVARIIDEGHEVAAHGYMHERLDELSWEEERKVFESMVSALRKVVGSNLYGFRAPYWKWSSHTLGFITSYGFVYDSSLMDDEEPYIISRNGIRLVELPVDWRLDDWPYLEYYRSLTPSQLLDMWLEEIRYASENNGYLSLTMHPQCIGRGSRIRVLEEVISEAKKLGAWLPTGSELAKNVLHNQERVKEHLEG
- a CDS encoding FAD-binding oxidoreductase, translating into MRGIAQLLKDVLGKEKVYDDSAVVSLYIREASGLSSKELPLAVVFPESAKDVSVLLSYAYKHDIKVFPVGSSTSLSGSAVPINKGIVLSTERMRSLKEIRIVDSIVRAEPGLRIDELNLVLAKHGHMFPVDPASSSVATIGGAINTGAGGMRGAKYGTMRDWVLGLEIVLPDEKGTIMRIGCRTLKCRQGYDLVRLIVGSEGTLAVVTEAYLRITPLPEATPTVLAFFDNLEDLVNTVQDIKERAIQPLLMEFLDAKTVSKASELINTPIKAKGNMLLVTVDTAREAASRVKEEISSIMREHGASNIYTASSLEEAEKKGFLALRKSLFPVQIALSRQILGKNKVQVLIEDIAVPPSRLIEAVNEIRMLEEKYGLQTIMGGHIGDGNLHPAVGFDPSDQAQVRRVHEWATELMRLAIRLGGTISAEHGIGLLKKEGLVMELKANNAIKALEIMRKIKEAFDPKNILNPGKVI
- a CDS encoding polysaccharide deacetylase family protein encodes the protein MEKIVLISFDVEPDCPPYLSSTTGIEQGMPLILELLSTENVRATFFTTAVIAEKFPKIVKRIVDEGHELGCHGYRHERFDKLSYDEARKAIEKATTLLRRFGDVISFRAPNLMFPEHYIRILIDNNYMSDSSNAKYKPPFPRGLEIFEEGIIRVPASVTSSVLRLPWRIQKAIHSRLKSPIVYFAHPWEYVDMRKKKVRFDCKFGTGEHALKNLQRLIQFHREKGAVFMTFREFVKLVFSSRIQFASQMLSNNTHNFFVKSQSNTLQDFHGNL
- a CDS encoding glycosyltransferase family 4 protein — encoded protein: METLKIALASDWFYPKIGGIETHVQELALNLLRLGHEPHVITHDYRKFGSKFQDNFPFKVHRLHGEIYNSQEHISLGIRTIYEANKLYKKERFDLTHIHSIYSPLGIIIANISRGLRGVPVVATNHSFFEWKRRRWKLWLPILRYALKRVDAFIAVSRAVARDTRKLLKNDPRPLHIVPNAVDTSFWRPPDHEERMRARAAIGASQNDVVIFAPGRFTERKRIHVVPRIVAEASKSLSRTKHKRLYLVIVGDGPYRPVIENEISQYKAKELFKAYMNGFVERKMLREYYWAADLTIVPSPIEAFSITALESMACGTPVLGYRGGGIEDVVVDGVTGFLVKDDEEAVNRLVFLAESDDIRAKMREHAPYHVARNFSWNKIVYEILEIYKSVLDSSDPEEKLFLLYKGWLRLSKLWKR
- a CDS encoding winged helix-turn-helix domain-containing protein, coding for MKCDIRIEAVLYISCGGAIIGGKGLVESLKAIEEAGSIRAAAEKLGINYRRLWTRIKHAETILGARLVETDRKGSKLTPLARRIIAAYELMEHILKKHGIESFNITDAECEA